The following proteins come from a genomic window of Oligoflexus sp.:
- a CDS encoding ABC transporter permease, with the protein MNFYAIRAIYAFEMARFFRTIFQSIASPVISTSLYFIVFGSAIGSRMAEVDGVSYGAFIVPGLIMLSVLTESISNASFGIYMPRYSGTIYEILSAPISALEIVCGYVGAAASKSIILGTVILITARLFVDFSVQHPVWMIAFLVLTSITFSLFGFIIGIWADGFEKLQVVPMMVVTPLTFLGGSFYSISMLPPVWQKVTLFNPVVYLISGFRWSFYGRADVSVAVSLGTTGAFLVLSLLAVWIIFRTGYRVKT; encoded by the coding sequence ATGAATTTTTATGCGATTCGCGCCATCTATGCTTTTGAAATGGCCCGCTTCTTTCGCACGATTTTTCAAAGCATCGCGTCGCCTGTGATTTCCACATCGCTTTACTTCATCGTCTTTGGTTCGGCGATCGGATCGCGGATGGCGGAAGTGGACGGGGTGAGTTACGGGGCCTTCATCGTGCCGGGTTTGATCATGCTCTCGGTCCTGACGGAGAGCATTTCCAACGCCTCCTTCGGCATTTATATGCCGCGATACTCGGGCACCATTTATGAAATCCTCTCGGCCCCGATTTCCGCTTTGGAAATTGTCTGCGGTTATGTGGGAGCGGCAGCCAGCAAGTCCATTATTCTTGGGACGGTGATCCTGATCACGGCCCGCCTGTTCGTGGATTTCTCTGTGCAGCATCCGGTCTGGATGATTGCGTTTCTGGTGCTGACGTCGATCACCTTTTCGCTTTTCGGATTCATCATCGGGATCTGGGCTGACGGCTTTGAAAAGCTGCAGGTCGTGCCCATGATGGTCGTGACGCCGCTCACTTTTTTGGGTGGGAGTTTTTACTCGATCAGCATGCTGCCTCCGGTCTGGCAGAAGGTCACGCTCTTCAATCCTGTCGTCTACCTGATCAGCGGTTTTCGCTGGAGTTTTTACGGTCGCGCGGATGTCAGCGTTGCGGTCAGCCTCGGTACGACGGGCGCTTTTCTCGTCCTCAGTCTGCTCGCTGTATGGATTATTTTCCGCACGGGTTATCGCGTAAAGACCTGA
- a CDS encoding ABC transporter ATP-binding protein encodes MQAMEPAIISVTGLNKTYASGHQALTNINLEIRRGEIFALLGPNGAGKTTLINIICGIVNPSAGTVRADGHDIIRDYRAARTKIGLVPQELTSDMFESVWRTVNFSRGLFGKAPNRAWVEKILRDLSLWEKKDNRIMTLSGGMKRRVMIAKALSHEPHILFLDEPTAGVDVELRRDMWAMVRRLRESGVTIILTTHYIEEAEEMADRVGVIRKGEIILVEDKQRLMQKLGKKQLILNLQAPLQVLPAALQNEPLELSNDGLKLTYTFDTQGQHTGIAPLLRRLGEQGIDFKDLQTKESSLEDIFVGLVKGPT; translated from the coding sequence ATGCAAGCAATGGAACCCGCAATTATTTCTGTCACTGGTCTGAACAAGACCTACGCTTCGGGGCATCAGGCGCTCACGAATATCAATCTGGAAATCCGGCGCGGGGAAATTTTTGCCCTGCTGGGTCCCAACGGTGCCGGCAAAACCACACTGATCAATATCATCTGCGGGATTGTGAACCCCAGCGCGGGGACAGTCCGCGCCGATGGTCATGATATCATCCGCGACTATCGCGCGGCCCGCACGAAGATCGGACTGGTGCCGCAGGAACTCACCAGCGATATGTTCGAAAGCGTCTGGCGTACGGTCAACTTCAGCCGGGGACTCTTCGGCAAGGCTCCCAACCGGGCCTGGGTGGAAAAGATTCTCAGGGATCTTTCGCTCTGGGAAAAAAAGGATAACCGGATCATGACGCTGTCGGGCGGCATGAAAAGACGGGTCATGATTGCCAAGGCTCTGTCGCATGAACCGCATATCCTTTTTCTGGATGAACCCACGGCCGGCGTTGATGTGGAACTGCGCCGCGATATGTGGGCCATGGTACGGCGGCTGCGGGAAAGCGGAGTGACCATTATCCTGACGACTCATTATATCGAAGAGGCGGAAGAGATGGCCGATCGGGTCGGGGTGATTCGCAAAGGCGAAATCATCCTGGTCGAGGATAAGCAGCGCCTGATGCAAAAACTTGGGAAAAAGCAGCTGATTCTGAACCTGCAGGCGCCGCTTCAGGTCCTGCCCGCCGCCCTGCAGAACGAGCCCTTGGAACTCAGTAACGATGGGCTGAAGCTGACCTATACCTTTGATACCCAGGGTCAGCACACAGGGATCGCTCCGCTTTTGCGTCGGCTCGGCGAGCAGGGAATAGATTTCAAGGATCTGCAAACCAAGGAGAGTTCGCTCGAAGATATCTTCGTCGGGCTTGTGAAGGGGCCAACATGA
- a CDS encoding adenylate/guanylate cyclase domain-containing protein has protein sequence MRSKRVPGYVTLFAMGLILSLYALGVLSSLDDKSVRPLEFRLRSFLQKSPTLDPRLKIYSYDDSTLRFTKKPDLDFELWLKLLKTISDAGPRRIMIDKIFAVVDSVTPLDALKPEFEKIKADVVTAVYAGSNVIKFKEPLPTDFKGFALSQWTGRTLGADELSWMQLQPGYVYGPDPELWEGFHSFGHILYPRQGMVNLFHRYEPAHAVPHWSLLAADTIKLDEEGPSINGQPVPHIQGQVAVNMVDVAVLERNIYSLASVIHRSREGLSMSGRIKPDQLVILLPAMFTGNTDRVETPLGSVPGSYVVLSMINSVLTGQWIHTVPMSPWEIIIFAAMGWLVTLRFHAVATPLFLLAALAFTGISGVLAFVYASWQLPWLSAGLALGTSGLLNLLWIAMVRVREAQRITRAVSGLVPQDHIEALLKGEKSLEFEPEGHVVSIMFVDIVGFSLTTKKLSASETFLQLKALLADITDIVHQHQGTIDKTLGDGLLCFFGYNILGQPTQHHADQAVRCAIQIQKKIFQHSLEASEAGKALYPLRIGVNTASVFIGNIGNRQRFDFTMIGDGVNFAARLETACAPFKIMIGPSTKAQLMEISPDHPSMRKRHVMVKHTSELLEAWEVDPFHNSGEDIERIEKLYWNYAGIYQRDTRHPAASSHGIRFSSGMGHFQLLNYSVSGLGLKSDIFLAQGVVLTLNLESDDPDIQNELHQWGLSSLVVEICWGSPRVEGFEHGVRYVGLSSDQKNRIFSLFHERQKPSLHGVPSF, from the coding sequence ATGAGATCTAAACGGGTACCGGGTTATGTAACCCTGTTCGCGATGGGTCTGATCCTGTCGCTCTATGCCCTGGGGGTCCTTTCCTCCCTGGACGATAAGAGCGTGCGTCCTCTGGAATTCAGACTGCGGAGTTTTCTGCAGAAGTCCCCCACGTTGGATCCACGCCTCAAAATTTATTCCTACGATGATTCCACCCTGCGCTTCACAAAAAAGCCGGATCTTGATTTCGAACTCTGGCTGAAGCTTCTGAAGACCATCAGTGATGCAGGCCCACGCCGCATCATGATCGACAAGATCTTCGCGGTCGTCGACAGCGTGACTCCGCTCGATGCGCTGAAGCCTGAATTCGAGAAGATCAAGGCGGATGTCGTCACCGCCGTCTATGCTGGATCGAACGTCATCAAATTCAAAGAGCCCCTGCCCACCGACTTCAAAGGCTTCGCATTATCCCAATGGACGGGGCGCACCTTGGGGGCCGACGAACTGAGTTGGATGCAGCTGCAGCCGGGCTATGTCTATGGGCCTGATCCTGAACTGTGGGAAGGCTTTCATAGCTTCGGACATATTCTTTATCCAAGGCAGGGCATGGTGAATCTCTTTCACCGCTATGAGCCCGCGCATGCCGTGCCGCATTGGAGTCTGCTGGCCGCCGACACCATCAAACTCGATGAAGAAGGCCCCAGCATCAACGGTCAGCCCGTCCCGCATATTCAGGGCCAGGTGGCGGTGAACATGGTCGATGTCGCAGTCCTTGAGCGTAATATCTATAGCCTCGCGTCCGTTATTCATCGCAGCCGCGAAGGGTTGAGCATGAGCGGGCGCATCAAGCCTGACCAGCTGGTGATCCTTCTGCCCGCGATGTTCACAGGCAACACCGATCGCGTGGAAACGCCTCTGGGCAGCGTGCCCGGTTCCTATGTGGTGCTTTCGATGATCAATAGCGTCCTGACCGGACAGTGGATTCACACCGTTCCGATGAGTCCATGGGAAATCATCATCTTCGCGGCCATGGGCTGGCTCGTCACGCTTCGCTTTCATGCGGTGGCGACGCCTCTTTTTCTTCTTGCAGCTCTCGCGTTCACCGGCATCAGTGGGGTGCTCGCCTTCGTCTATGCATCCTGGCAGTTGCCTTGGCTCTCCGCAGGCCTCGCCCTGGGGACCTCGGGGCTTTTGAATCTTCTGTGGATCGCCATGGTCCGCGTGCGGGAAGCGCAAAGGATCACCCGCGCGGTTTCGGGCCTTGTGCCGCAGGATCACATCGAAGCCCTGCTGAAGGGCGAAAAGAGCCTGGAATTCGAGCCGGAAGGTCATGTCGTGAGCATCATGTTCGTCGACATCGTGGGCTTTTCCCTGACCACCAAGAAACTTTCCGCGAGCGAAACCTTTCTGCAGCTGAAAGCCCTGCTCGCCGACATCACGGACATCGTGCATCAGCATCAGGGTACCATCGACAAAACCCTGGGTGATGGTCTCCTCTGCTTTTTCGGTTACAACATACTCGGTCAGCCCACGCAGCATCACGCGGACCAGGCGGTCCGCTGTGCGATCCAGATTCAAAAGAAGATCTTCCAGCATAGCCTTGAGGCTTCGGAAGCCGGCAAGGCGCTTTATCCTTTGCGCATAGGCGTGAATACGGCCTCGGTCTTCATCGGCAATATCGGCAACCGGCAGCGGTTTGATTTCACGATGATCGGTGATGGCGTGAACTTCGCAGCGCGACTGGAGACGGCCTGCGCACCCTTTAAAATCATGATCGGTCCCTCGACCAAGGCGCAGCTGATGGAAATTTCTCCCGATCATCCCAGCATGCGCAAACGTCATGTGATGGTGAAGCATACCTCCGAACTTTTGGAGGCCTGGGAAGTGGATCCCTTCCATAATTCCGGCGAAGACATCGAACGCATCGAAAAGCTCTATTGGAATTATGCCGGCATCTATCAGCGCGACACGCGACATCCGGCCGCCAGCAGTCACGGGATACGCTTCAGCAGCGGCATGGGCCACTTTCAGCTGCTGAATTATTCCGTGTCCGGCCTTGGTCTGAAGAGCGACATCTTCCTGGCCCAGGGCGTGGTGCTCACTCTGAACCTTGAGAGTGATGATCCCGATATCCAGAACGAACTGCATCAGTGGGGCCTGTCCTCGCTCGTGGTCGAGATCTGCTGGGGGAGTCCACGCGTGGAAGGCTTCGAGCATGGGGTTCGCTACGTCGGCCTCAGCAGCGATCAGAAAAACCGCATCTTTTCGCTTTTCCACGAACGCCAAAAGCCTTCACTCCACGGGGTCCCATCCTTCTGA